A window from Micromonospora profundi encodes these proteins:
- a CDS encoding ECF subfamily RNA polymerase sigma factor, BldN family: protein MTAFGYAERPVGLTGQQTRAQVNERPAARAPLDDQHGATIRGDTAAQRTRNRPHTNEPPPRPAVPGGNAMPTGGRVVAPARPTMPAQGRRVGDTPAVTSDPAAGETAVIPAVQATTTTTTTPTGFPSRPDPSDPATEVWTLIERAQAGESEAFGLIYDRYVDTVFRFVYFRVGNRQLAEDLTSDTFLRALKRIGSFTWQGRDLGAWLVTIARNLVADHFKSGRYRLEVTTGDVLDADREDRGPEGSPEAAVVEHITNVALLTAVKQLNPEQQECIVLRFLQGFSVAETARAMGKNEGAIKALQYRAVRALARLLPDGFQP from the coding sequence GTGACCGCCTTCGGTTACGCGGAACGCCCGGTCGGCCTGACCGGTCAACAGACCCGCGCCCAGGTCAACGAGCGTCCGGCGGCCCGTGCGCCGCTCGACGACCAGCACGGTGCCACCATTCGGGGTGACACTGCGGCGCAACGGACCCGCAATCGTCCACACACGAACGAGCCGCCACCGAGACCAGCGGTCCCCGGCGGCAACGCGATGCCGACGGGTGGCCGGGTCGTCGCACCGGCCCGACCGACAATGCCGGCCCAGGGCCGCCGCGTCGGCGACACACCTGCGGTGACAAGCGATCCGGCAGCGGGCGAGACGGCGGTGATCCCGGCCGTTCAGGCCACCACCACCACGACGACGACCCCTACCGGGTTCCCCAGCCGACCGGACCCGTCCGACCCGGCCACCGAGGTCTGGACGCTCATCGAGCGCGCCCAGGCCGGCGAGTCCGAGGCGTTCGGCCTCATCTACGACCGGTACGTGGACACCGTGTTCCGGTTCGTCTACTTCCGGGTCGGCAACCGCCAGCTCGCCGAGGACCTCACCTCGGACACCTTCCTGCGCGCCCTCAAGCGGATCGGCAGCTTCACCTGGCAGGGCCGCGATCTCGGCGCCTGGCTGGTGACGATCGCCCGCAACCTGGTCGCCGACCACTTCAAGTCCGGCCGGTACCGGCTGGAGGTCACCACCGGCGACGTACTCGACGCCGATCGGGAGGACCGGGGCCCGGAGGGCAGCCCGGAGGCGGCGGTGGTGGAGCACATCACGAACGTCGCGCTGCTCACCGCCGTGAAGCAGCTCAATCCGGAGCAGCAGGAGTGCATCGTGCTGCGGTTCCTGCAGGGCTTCTCGGTGGCCGAGACGGCACGTGCCATGGGCAAGAACGAGGGTGCCATCAAGGCACTCCAGTACCGGGCTGTCCGGGCGCTGGCGCGGCTCCTGCCGGACGGCTTCCAGCCGTAG
- a CDS encoding DUF5667 domain-containing protein: MDNILFSRRRAKRFAQLLDEANGGRRHHVRSRVDGQLAPLVAVGQRLSVDPPAPEVDPEFRTGLRAMLLATAERDGMGTTPAAAEPSVARPAATTARGSLLPAATARRARARGAILIGIAAGAVAVSGISAASENAVPGDALYGMKRSTERAQLALASSDISRGQLFLDFARTRLGEAAELRGDAIGYSAVLDDMDADTRQGIRLLTAAALQRAEPSSLDTVNAFVASQHKAVSKLLDGANRADRERTRRSLALLDTIRERSDALRDAIACGLPAPAGSDSLGPAPTTCPGDR, translated from the coding sequence GTGGACAACATCCTCTTCTCCCGCCGGCGCGCCAAGCGCTTCGCGCAGCTTCTCGACGAGGCCAACGGCGGCCGGCGGCACCACGTAAGGTCCCGGGTGGACGGCCAACTGGCACCGCTGGTAGCGGTGGGCCAGCGGCTCAGCGTCGATCCCCCCGCGCCCGAGGTGGATCCCGAATTCCGCACCGGCCTGCGGGCGATGCTGCTCGCCACCGCCGAACGCGACGGGATGGGCACCACGCCGGCGGCCGCCGAACCGTCTGTGGCGCGTCCGGCCGCCACCACCGCCCGCGGGTCACTGCTTCCGGCGGCCACCGCCCGGCGCGCCCGCGCCCGGGGCGCGATCCTGATCGGCATCGCCGCCGGTGCCGTCGCTGTCTCCGGGATCTCCGCAGCCAGCGAGAACGCGGTGCCCGGCGACGCGCTGTACGGCATGAAGCGGTCGACCGAACGCGCCCAGCTCGCCCTGGCCAGCTCGGACATCAGCCGCGGCCAACTCTTCCTCGACTTCGCCCGGACCAGGCTCGGCGAGGCCGCCGAACTGCGCGGCGATGCCATCGGTTACAGCGCCGTCCTCGACGACATGGACGCCGACACCCGGCAGGGCATCCGCCTGCTCACCGCTGCCGCCTTGCAACGGGCCGAGCCGAGCAGCCTGGACACCGTCAACGCGTTCGTCGCGAGCCAGCACAAGGCGGTGAGCAAGCTGCTCGACGGGGCCAACCGGGCCGACCGGGAACGGACCCGACGGTCGCTGGCGCTGCTGGACACCATCCGGGAACGCTCGGACGCGCTGCGCGACGCGATCGCCTGCGGCCTGCCGGCACCGGCCGGTAGCGACAGCCTCGGGCCCGCGCCGACCACCTGCCCCGGCGACCGCTGA